Proteins from a single region of Stappia sp. ES.058:
- the dapE gene encoding succinyl-diaminopimelate desuccinylase, with protein MTQPPSPAVGLARDLLRCPSVTPAEGGALALLEARLEAAGFTVSRMVFRDENTPDVENLFATIGSGTPHFVFAGHTDVVPAGDADAWQHPPFSGEIVDGVLYGRGAVDMKGGIAAFAAAALAFVEAHGGKIPGTLSFLITGDEEGPAVNGTVKLLDWAKAQGHVFDACIVGEPTNPDALGDAIKVGRRGSLTGTVTVTGVQGHVAYPHLAKNPVPDLLSLLNALQSLTLDAGNERFQPSNLEITTIDIGNTATNVIPGQAQARFNVRFNDTWSVESLTAKLRETLSQMSGLTCDWSLAFSPDSSDSFLTHDAALIVALSEAVEAETGRRPELSTGGGTSDARFIKNYCPVVEFGLVGQTMHKIDERVATADLDRLAAIYRRFLDSYFSVA; from the coding sequence ATGACCCAGCCGCCTTCTCCCGCCGTCGGCCTTGCCCGCGACCTGCTGCGCTGTCCCTCCGTTACGCCGGCCGAAGGCGGTGCGCTCGCGCTTCTCGAGGCGCGGCTGGAGGCGGCCGGCTTCACCGTCAGCCGCATGGTGTTTCGCGACGAAAACACGCCGGACGTGGAAAACCTCTTCGCGACCATCGGCTCGGGCACGCCGCATTTCGTCTTTGCCGGCCACACAGACGTGGTGCCCGCCGGCGATGCGGATGCCTGGCAGCATCCGCCGTTTTCCGGCGAAATCGTCGACGGCGTGCTTTACGGGCGCGGCGCGGTCGACATGAAGGGCGGGATCGCGGCCTTCGCGGCAGCGGCACTCGCCTTTGTCGAGGCGCACGGCGGCAAGATCCCCGGCACGCTCTCCTTCCTGATCACGGGCGACGAGGAAGGCCCGGCGGTCAACGGCACGGTCAAGCTGCTCGACTGGGCGAAGGCGCAAGGCCATGTCTTCGATGCCTGCATCGTCGGCGAACCGACCAATCCGGATGCGCTCGGCGATGCGATCAAGGTCGGCCGCCGCGGGTCGCTGACGGGCACGGTGACCGTGACCGGCGTGCAGGGCCATGTCGCCTATCCGCATCTGGCGAAAAACCCCGTGCCGGACCTGCTTTCGCTGCTGAATGCGCTTCAGAGCCTGACCCTCGACGCCGGCAACGAACGGTTCCAGCCGTCGAACCTGGAAATCACCACCATCGACATCGGCAACACGGCGACCAACGTCATCCCGGGTCAGGCGCAAGCGCGCTTCAATGTGCGTTTCAACGACACATGGTCGGTGGAAAGTCTCACCGCAAAGCTGCGGGAAACGCTCTCGCAGATGTCAGGTCTGACCTGCGACTGGAGCCTCGCCTTCTCGCCCGATTCCAGCGACAGCTTCCTGACCCATGACGCGGCGCTGATCGTTGCGCTGAGCGAAGCGGTGGAAGCGGAAACCGGACGCCGGCCGGAGCTCTCGACCGGCGGCGGCACCTCGGATGCGCGTTTCATCAAGAATTATTGCCCGGTCGTGGAATTCGGTCTCGTCGGCCAGACCATGCACAAGATCGACGAACGCGTCGCCACCGCCGACCTCGACCGTCTCGCGGCGATCTACCGCCGGTTTCTGGACAGCTATTTTTCTGTCGCCTGA